One genomic window of Paenibacillus xylanilyticus includes the following:
- a CDS encoding sugar phosphate isomerase/epimerase family protein, translating to MKLGILAHTFGQQPTAQLAQTIADHGFNSVQLALAKALSDVDSSNGKLSPGLANEIGDQFARRGVKIAVLGCYINPIDPDAERRRADIERFKEHLRYARDFGCSMVATETGGLDTYQATHPDGYEEKAWSVLRETLEEITEEAEKWGVHAAIEPVSTHTLHTREHMTRLFEEIPSSNLGMLFDPCNLIKQPNVADQGAFLRDVMETLYQRIIVIHAKDVAFNAQGEKINPVPGEGILDYPLFFELLKTYKPHIDISLEGVTAEEAVPAAKHLREVWNGVRV from the coding sequence ATGAAACTTGGTATTCTGGCACATACGTTTGGCCAACAGCCTACAGCCCAGCTTGCGCAAACGATCGCAGATCATGGATTCAATTCGGTACAGCTGGCGCTTGCAAAAGCCCTATCGGATGTTGACTCGTCTAACGGCAAACTCAGTCCAGGACTGGCGAATGAAATTGGGGACCAGTTTGCTAGGCGCGGAGTCAAGATCGCTGTTCTGGGCTGCTATATTAATCCGATTGATCCGGATGCTGAACGCAGAAGGGCAGACATCGAGCGTTTCAAGGAACATCTGCGGTATGCCCGTGATTTTGGCTGCAGCATGGTTGCAACAGAAACGGGAGGTTTGGACACCTACCAAGCCACCCACCCAGATGGGTATGAAGAAAAAGCCTGGAGCGTGCTGCGGGAAACGCTGGAGGAAATCACGGAGGAAGCGGAAAAGTGGGGCGTACATGCGGCCATTGAGCCTGTATCTACCCATACACTTCATACACGTGAACATATGACTCGTTTGTTTGAAGAGATCCCCTCCTCCAATCTGGGCATGTTATTTGATCCATGCAATCTGATTAAACAGCCGAATGTTGCAGACCAGGGTGCTTTCCTGCGTGATGTAATGGAGACGCTATACCAGCGAATCATTGTCATTCATGCGAAGGATGTGGCCTTCAATGCACAGGGCGAGAAGATTAATCCAGTACCCGGTGAAGGCATATTGGATTATCCGCTGTTTTTCGAGCTGTTAAAAACGTATAAGCCACATATCGATATCTCACTGGAGGGGGTAACTGCCGAAGAGGCCGTTCCTGCAGCCAAGCATTTGCGTGAAGTATGGAATGGTGTGAGAGTGTAG
- the kduD gene encoding 2-dehydro-3-deoxy-D-gluconate 5-dehydrogenase KduD, translating into MNPFDLSGQVALVTGTSGGLGQGMAIGLAEAGADVILVSYSKPSETAGAIEALGRKAYIIEADLSREDELPAVFEKALAFQGKIDILVNNAGIIRRTPAADHGQQDWHDVIGLNLNTVFFLSQLAGRHMIERGSGKIINIASMLSYQGGINVPGYTASKHGVAGLTKALANEWAGKGVQINGIAPGYMETDNTTQIRADENRYRDITARIPAGRWGTPEDLKGPVVFLASSASDYLNGHVLNVDGGWMAR; encoded by the coding sequence ATGAATCCATTTGATCTAAGCGGACAAGTTGCGCTTGTAACCGGTACTTCCGGTGGTTTGGGGCAGGGAATGGCGATTGGTCTGGCGGAGGCCGGAGCAGATGTGATACTCGTTTCCTATTCAAAACCATCCGAGACAGCAGGCGCGATCGAAGCGCTCGGGCGCAAAGCATATATCATTGAAGCCGATTTAAGTCGTGAAGATGAATTGCCGGCAGTATTTGAGAAGGCATTAGCATTTCAAGGTAAAATAGATATTCTCGTTAACAATGCGGGTATAATTCGTCGTACACCTGCGGCTGACCATGGACAGCAGGACTGGCACGATGTCATCGGGCTTAACCTGAACACGGTATTTTTCCTGAGTCAGCTGGCGGGCAGACACATGATTGAACGCGGTAGCGGCAAAATCATCAATATCGCCTCCATGTTGTCCTACCAGGGAGGTATTAACGTCCCGGGTTATACAGCCAGTAAGCATGGGGTTGCAGGCTTGACCAAGGCGCTCGCTAATGAGTGGGCAGGTAAGGGTGTACAAATTAACGGGATCGCACCAGGTTACATGGAGACGGATAATACCACTCAGATTCGTGCGGATGAAAACCGGTATCGGGATATCACAGCTCGTATTCCTGCAGGACGATGGGGAACTCCGGAAGATTTGAAAGGGCCAGTCGTGTTTCTTGCATCGTCTGCTTCGGATTATTTGAATGGTCATGTACTGAATGTAGATGGCGGCTGGATGGCTCGTTAA
- a CDS encoding DeoR/GlpR family DNA-binding transcription regulator, producing MNPLKRHEKIMEALLERQEVTVNDLSELLQVTGKTVREDLDKLEAMGLLVRVHGGAMLAQNDQYGILTSRGATEKHHSEKTEIAERALAYIRPNEIIALDGGSTTLEMAKRMDNQPLTVVTNDLFIIAELTKKEQIRLVVPGGARVRNMLVGDDTAAFISSLNIHKAFISTTALHPEFGLSIYTGDLVPLKKAMISASQQVFGVVDHYKFGQFALRTFAHCSELDCIISDSQLGEETAALYNHIGVKVDYQS from the coding sequence ATGAATCCATTAAAAAGACATGAAAAAATTATGGAGGCTCTGCTGGAGCGCCAGGAAGTTACCGTTAATGATCTGAGCGAACTGCTGCAGGTGACAGGCAAGACAGTTCGGGAGGATCTCGACAAGCTGGAAGCGATGGGACTGCTTGTACGCGTCCATGGAGGAGCCATGCTGGCTCAGAATGATCAGTATGGTATCCTCACCAGCCGTGGAGCAACAGAGAAGCATCATTCGGAGAAGACGGAGATTGCCGAGCGTGCGCTCGCTTACATACGTCCCAATGAAATTATTGCGCTGGACGGAGGGAGCACCACACTCGAGATGGCGAAACGGATGGACAATCAGCCGCTCACTGTCGTAACCAATGATCTCTTTATTATTGCTGAGCTAACCAAGAAGGAGCAGATCCGGCTGGTCGTGCCTGGTGGGGCGAGAGTCCGTAATATGCTGGTGGGAGACGACACAGCGGCTTTTATCTCCAGTCTTAATATCCACAAAGCATTTATCTCTACCACTGCACTACATCCGGAGTTCGGACTCTCCATCTATACAGGTGATCTGGTTCCACTAAAAAAAGCGATGATCTCTGCCTCTCAGCAGGTCTTTGGCGTGGTTGACCATTATAAATTTGGACAATTTGCGCTGCGGACCTTCGCGCATTGTTCGGAGCTGGACTGTATTATCAGTGACAGTCAGCTGGGTGAAGAGACCGCTGCACTGTATAACCACATCGGTGTCAAAGTCGATTATCAAAGCTAA
- the kduI gene encoding 5-dehydro-4-deoxy-D-glucuronate isomerase has translation MENRYAAHPNEVKNYDTSRLREEFLMEQLFATDELVTVYSHVDRYIVGTAVPQSKDIALEVNLKDIGTDFFLERREIGIINVGGHGTVTADGQGYEIGAKECLYIGKGVKEVVFKSNGNEQPAQFYFVSTPAHHAYPTQKATQEQAQPNHLGSIESSNERTIYRYIHQGEGGIQSCQLVMGITELDKGNMWNTMPAHTHNRRSEVYLYWNLPEDGVVFHMMGEPNETRHLVVRDRQAIISPSWSIHSGVGTSSYTFCWAMAGENQTFEDMDGVAMKDLK, from the coding sequence ATGGAAAATCGTTATGCTGCACACCCCAATGAAGTGAAAAATTATGATACGTCTCGCCTGCGTGAGGAATTTTTGATGGAGCAATTGTTCGCAACAGACGAGCTGGTTACTGTGTATTCTCATGTGGATCGTTATATTGTAGGGACTGCGGTACCTCAGAGCAAGGACATTGCGCTTGAAGTGAACCTGAAAGACATTGGAACGGACTTTTTCCTGGAGCGTCGTGAAATCGGTATCATTAATGTTGGAGGACATGGAACGGTCACTGCAGATGGACAGGGTTATGAGATTGGTGCCAAAGAATGCCTTTATATCGGAAAAGGTGTAAAAGAAGTCGTATTTAAAAGTAATGGAAATGAGCAGCCGGCTCAGTTTTACTTTGTATCCACTCCGGCACATCACGCTTATCCTACGCAAAAGGCAACCCAGGAACAAGCTCAGCCGAATCATCTGGGCAGTATTGAAAGTTCGAATGAACGGACTATCTATCGCTACATTCACCAGGGTGAGGGCGGAATTCAGAGCTGTCAGCTGGTGATGGGCATCACGGAGCTCGACAAGGGAAACATGTGGAACACAATGCCTGCACATACCCATAACCGCCGCTCCGAAGTATATTTGTATTGGAATCTGCCCGAAGACGGAGTAGTATTCCATATGATGGGCGAGCCGAACGAGACCCGGCATCTGGTTGTGCGTGACCGTCAGGCGATTATCTCTCCAAGCTGGTCCATTCACAGCGGCGTTGGCACAAGCAGTTATACCTTTTGTTGGGCCATGGCTGGTGAGAACCAAACGTTCGAGGATATGGACGGCGTGGCGATGAAAGACCTGAAATAA
- the cyoD gene encoding cytochrome o ubiquinol oxidase subunit IV, protein MAEHNSHDSHAHEQHGSMKSYVIGFILSIVLTIIPLVVVLNDMMGRTGTMAVILVTAALQFVVQLFFFMHIRETGKPRWNVMALIFGLLIMLTIVLGSIWIMLNNAVAH, encoded by the coding sequence ATGGCAGAGCATAACTCACATGATTCCCATGCTCACGAACAGCATGGCTCCATGAAGTCTTATGTCATCGGCTTCATTCTGTCCATCGTCCTCACAATCATCCCATTGGTGGTTGTACTGAACGATATGATGGGCAGAACAGGAACAATGGCTGTTATTCTCGTAACGGCCGCACTTCAGTTTGTGGTTCAACTCTTCTTCTTCATGCATATTCGTGAAACAGGAAAACCACGCTGGAATGTCATGGCTTTGATTTTCGGCTTGCTGATCATGTTGACCATCGTTCTTGGTTCAATCTGGATCATGCTGAACAATGCCGTTGCACATTAA
- the cyoC gene encoding cytochrome o ubiquinol oxidase subunit III has protein sequence MAQAAAKHGHDHGHDHGHHDPQELKLLGFWFFLISDVILFSVLFATFIVLRDNTAGGPILSELIKMPGVIAETFILLTSSFTSGLAVLAMNQGKVKQLISWLAVTAVLGAAFIALEVTEFVEMIHEGFSYTTSAASGAFFTLVGTHGLHVSLGLIWMIGLMFQLKKRGITDVTRGKINVISLYWHFLDVVWIFLLSIVYLMGVM, from the coding sequence ATGGCTCAAGCAGCCGCTAAGCATGGTCACGATCACGGTCACGACCATGGTCACCATGATCCACAAGAATTGAAATTGCTCGGTTTCTGGTTCTTCCTGATTTCCGACGTTATCCTGTTCTCCGTATTGTTCGCAACCTTTATTGTGTTGCGTGACAATACGGCGGGCGGACCAATATTGTCTGAGCTGATCAAAATGCCGGGCGTTATCGCCGAGACATTCATCTTGCTCACAAGTTCATTCACGAGCGGACTTGCCGTTCTTGCGATGAACCAAGGTAAAGTGAAGCAGCTGATTAGCTGGCTGGCAGTTACAGCCGTTCTCGGTGCAGCCTTTATCGCACTTGAAGTAACCGAGTTTGTTGAGATGATTCACGAAGGATTCAGCTACACGACGAGTGCTGCTTCCGGCGCATTCTTCACCCTCGTGGGAACTCACGGACTTCACGTATCGTTAGGTTTGATCTGGATGATCGGATTGATGTTCCAATTGAAAAAACGTGGTATTACCGATGTGACTCGCGGTAAAATCAACGTAATCAGCTTGTACTGGCACTTCTTGGACGTCGTCTGGATCTTCCTCCTGTCGATCGTTTATCTGATGGGGGTGATGTAG
- a CDS encoding cbb3-type cytochrome c oxidase subunit I, which translates to MLERLKEFASEFFVTGDPLIYGADVAIGITMITIVAVLTYFKKWGWLWRNWLTTVDHKKIGIMYIIASIIMLFRGGVDALMMRLQLAMPNMDFLHPEHYNQVFTTHGTIMILFMAMPFMFGLFNVIVPLQIGARDVAFPFLNALSFWLFFLGAMLFNLSFVIGGSPDAGWLSYPPLSELSHSPGVGQNFYIWGIQISGIGSLATGINFLVTIIKMRAPGMKWMKMPMFTWSVFSTCIIILFAFPILTVTLALLFLDRFGGAHFFTLDMGGNPMMYINLIWMWGHPEVYIVVLPAFGVFSEVVSTFAKKKLFGYKSMVFAMLIISFLSFFTWAHHFFTMGSGADVNAFFAVTTMLIAIPTGVKIFNWLFTMYRGRIRMATPMLWTIAFIPCFIVGGMTGVLLSVAPADFQFHNSYFLIAHFHQVLIGGVVFGYFAGLYYWWPKMFGFQLEEKLGKWAFWTWNIGFYVCFMPQYAVGLMGMTRRLSTYGWDTGWWELNFVSTIGAFLMGVGFLFQVAQIADGIRKYKTLKASGDPWDGRTLEWSIPSPAPEYNFAITPRGDDIDEWWEEKERRAKGIYPPEQPLEPIHMPKNSAIPFIMSVFWFIAGFGFVFGWLWMAILGLAGVGICMIARSFSYDTDYYIPVDEIKRTEASLRGSV; encoded by the coding sequence ATGTTAGAGAGACTTAAGGAGTTTGCATCGGAGTTTTTCGTTACCGGTGACCCGCTGATTTATGGTGCGGACGTGGCCATCGGTATTACGATGATTACCATCGTAGCGGTGCTGACTTATTTCAAAAAATGGGGCTGGCTCTGGCGTAACTGGTTAACAACCGTCGATCATAAAAAGATCGGTATTATGTATATCATTGCTTCCATCATCATGTTGTTCCGTGGTGGTGTCGATGCGCTGATGATGCGTCTTCAGCTAGCTATGCCTAACATGGATTTCTTGCATCCAGAACATTATAACCAAGTCTTTACGACTCACGGTACCATCATGATCCTGTTCATGGCGATGCCATTTATGTTCGGTTTGTTTAACGTAATTGTGCCTCTACAAATAGGGGCAAGGGACGTCGCATTTCCGTTCCTGAATGCTTTGAGCTTCTGGTTATTCTTCCTGGGAGCAATGCTGTTCAACCTATCCTTCGTTATCGGTGGATCACCTGATGCAGGATGGCTGAGTTATCCGCCTCTATCGGAGCTGTCACACAGTCCGGGGGTAGGACAGAACTTCTATATATGGGGTATACAGATCTCGGGTATCGGTTCCCTGGCTACCGGTATCAACTTCCTGGTTACCATCATTAAAATGCGTGCGCCAGGCATGAAATGGATGAAAATGCCGATGTTCACATGGTCGGTATTCTCCACTTGTATCATCATCTTGTTTGCATTCCCAATCCTGACTGTGACACTTGCATTGCTCTTCCTGGATCGATTCGGCGGGGCGCATTTCTTCACGCTTGATATGGGCGGTAACCCTATGATGTATATCAACTTGATCTGGATGTGGGGTCACCCTGAGGTATACATTGTCGTCTTGCCGGCATTCGGTGTCTTCTCGGAGGTTGTAAGTACCTTCGCGAAGAAAAAACTGTTTGGTTACAAATCAATGGTATTTGCGATGTTGATCATTAGCTTCCTGTCCTTCTTCACATGGGCGCATCACTTCTTCACGATGGGTTCGGGAGCAGACGTTAATGCATTCTTCGCTGTTACAACGATGTTGATTGCCATTCCGACAGGGGTTAAAATCTTCAACTGGCTGTTCACGATGTATCGCGGACGGATCCGTATGGCCACCCCGATGTTATGGACAATCGCATTTATTCCATGCTTTATCGTCGGTGGTATGACGGGGGTTCTGCTCTCCGTAGCACCAGCTGACTTCCAGTTCCACAACAGTTACTTCTTGATTGCCCACTTCCACCAAGTATTGATCGGTGGTGTAGTATTCGGATACTTCGCAGGTCTGTACTACTGGTGGCCAAAAATGTTCGGTTTCCAACTTGAAGAGAAACTGGGCAAATGGGCGTTCTGGACTTGGAATATTGGTTTCTATGTCTGCTTCATGCCGCAGTACGCTGTAGGTTTGATGGGTATGACACGTCGTCTGAGCACCTACGGCTGGGATACCGGCTGGTGGGAACTGAACTTCGTATCCACAATCGGGGCATTCCTGATGGGTGTAGGTTTCTTGTTCCAGGTTGCACAAATCGCAGACGGTATTCGCAAATACAAAACACTCAAAGCATCCGGCGATCCATGGGATGGTCGTACACTCGAGTGGTCGATTCCTTCACCAGCTCCTGAGTACAACTTTGCCATTACACCGCGCGGTGATGATATTGATGAGTGGTGGGAAGAGAAAGAACGTCGTGCCAAAGGCATCTACCCACCAGAACAGCCGCTCGAACCGATTCATATGCCTAAGAACTCCGCAATTCCGTTTATCATGTCTGTCTTCTGGTTCATCGCCGGCTTCGGCTTTGTATTCGGATGGCTGTGGATGGCGATTCTCGGACTCGCTGGCGTAGGGATCTGCATGATCGCTCGTTCATTCTCATACGATACGGATTATTACATTCCGGTCGACGAAATTAAGCGTACCGAAGCGTCGTTAAGGGGGTCGGTATAA
- the cyoA gene encoding ubiquinol oxidase subunit II, protein MNKKPRSLTRIIIPVVLTLVTIALIVWPMLAGGQYVVLDPKGPIGASQRDLIVISTILCAIVIVPVLILSAVIVWRYRDKPDNKAAYEPNWAHSTKAEAIWWTVPIIIIGLLAIVTVRYTYDLEPSKPLASEKEPITIQVSSLDWKWLFMYPEQGIATVNTLNIPTDRPVKFELTADSPMNSFWIPQLGGQIYTMSGMAMTLYLQADHEGTYFGSGANFTGEHFAQMRFDVNATSDEEFNQWVDEVKLQSQPLTQETYNTLAEPGTSNVAYYSSFPEGLFQDIVTKYVIEGTGAHNHGTSEEASGAQENTSTKVDKSSN, encoded by the coding sequence ATGAACAAGAAACCTAGGTCGCTTACCCGGATTATCATTCCGGTTGTCCTGACGTTGGTTACAATTGCATTGATTGTCTGGCCAATGCTGGCAGGCGGGCAGTACGTTGTTCTGGATCCGAAGGGACCTATTGGCGCTTCGCAGAGAGATTTGATTGTCATTTCGACAATTCTTTGTGCGATCGTTATCGTGCCTGTGTTGATTTTGTCTGCTGTAATCGTTTGGCGTTACCGCGACAAGCCGGACAATAAAGCTGCTTATGAGCCGAACTGGGCTCATAGTACCAAAGCTGAGGCTATCTGGTGGACGGTTCCAATTATCATCATCGGATTGCTTGCGATCGTAACTGTTCGCTACACCTATGATTTGGAGCCATCGAAGCCACTGGCTTCCGAGAAAGAACCCATTACCATTCAAGTATCTTCACTGGACTGGAAATGGTTGTTTATGTATCCTGAGCAAGGCATTGCAACGGTCAACACGTTGAATATTCCGACAGACCGGCCCGTTAAATTTGAGCTTACTGCGGATTCACCGATGAACTCGTTCTGGATTCCGCAGCTTGGTGGACAAATTTATACGATGTCGGGTATGGCGATGACCTTGTATTTGCAAGCCGATCACGAAGGAACTTACTTCGGTTCTGGCGCCAACTTTACCGGCGAACATTTCGCCCAAATGCGTTTTGATGTCAATGCCACATCGGATGAAGAATTCAACCAATGGGTGGATGAAGTGAAACTACAATCCCAACCGCTGACACAAGAAACGTATAACACACTGGCGGAACCGGGAACTAGCAATGTTGCTTATTATTCTTCCTTCCCTGAAGGATTGTTCCAAGACATCGTGACCAAGTATGTCATTGAAGGTACAGGCGCTCATAACCATGGAACTTCGGAAGAAGCTTCAGGCGCCCAAGAAAATACGTCTACGAAAGTGGACAAGAGTTCTAACTAA
- a CDS encoding GH1 family beta-glucosidase translates to MTIFQFPQDFRWGTATASYQIEGAAQEGGRGVSIWDTFARTPGKVFNGDNGDVACDSYHRYEEDIKLMKKLGINTYRFSIAWPRIIPDGDGEINREGLDFYHRFVDKLLEAGIEPFCTLYHWDLPQVLEDDGGWGNRRTVDAFVKYAEVIFKEFTGKIKFWLTFNEPWCIAFLSNLLGIHAPGNKDLQTSLNVAHGLLVAHGKAVQSFRRLGTTGQIGIAPNVCWAEPYSKSPEDQAACDRSIALNTDWFLDPIYKGSYPQFMVDWFAQAGATVPIQEGDMEIISQPIDLLGINYYTMGINRFNPEAGVLQSEEVDMGLTKTDIGWPIESRGLYEFMHYLQKYGNVDVYITENGACINDDLENGKINDDRRISYYEQHLAQIHRIINDGINLKGYMAWSLMDNFEWAEGYRMRFGLVHVDYRSLVRTPKESFYWYQNVIKNNWLETRN, encoded by the coding sequence ATGACCATTTTTCAATTTCCGCAGGATTTTCGCTGGGGTACAGCAACAGCTTCCTATCAAATAGAAGGAGCAGCACAGGAAGGTGGACGCGGTGTATCCATTTGGGATACGTTTGCCCGGACACCAGGCAAAGTTTTCAACGGGGATAATGGAGATGTAGCTTGCGATAGCTACCACCGTTATGAGGAAGATATTAAGCTGATGAAGAAGCTGGGTATCAACACCTACCGATTCTCCATTGCCTGGCCGCGCATTATCCCGGACGGGGATGGCGAGATCAATCGTGAAGGCCTGGACTTTTACCACCGATTCGTGGACAAGCTGCTTGAGGCAGGTATTGAACCTTTTTGCACGCTCTATCACTGGGATCTGCCTCAAGTGTTGGAGGATGACGGAGGTTGGGGAAACCGGAGAACCGTCGATGCCTTTGTTAAATATGCAGAGGTCATCTTCAAGGAATTCACGGGTAAAATCAAGTTCTGGCTGACGTTTAACGAACCATGGTGTATTGCATTCCTGTCGAACCTACTGGGAATCCATGCACCGGGGAACAAAGACCTTCAGACCTCCCTTAATGTCGCTCATGGACTGCTTGTTGCTCATGGTAAAGCGGTACAGTCCTTCCGGCGCCTTGGCACAACGGGACAGATCGGTATTGCACCTAACGTATGCTGGGCTGAGCCTTACAGTAAGTCACCGGAAGATCAAGCGGCATGCGACCGCTCTATCGCACTCAACACAGACTGGTTCCTAGACCCGATCTACAAAGGTTCCTACCCGCAATTCATGGTGGATTGGTTTGCCCAAGCGGGTGCCACAGTGCCAATCCAGGAAGGTGATATGGAGATTATCTCGCAACCGATTGACCTGCTGGGGATCAACTATTACACGATGGGCATTAATCGTTTCAATCCGGAGGCAGGGGTACTGCAGTCTGAAGAAGTGGATATGGGCCTGACGAAGACGGACATTGGCTGGCCGATTGAATCCCGCGGGCTGTATGAGTTCATGCATTACCTGCAGAAGTATGGCAACGTCGATGTCTACATCACCGAGAATGGTGCTTGTATCAATGATGATCTGGAGAATGGGAAAATTAATGATGATCGCCGGATTTCGTATTACGAACAGCATTTAGCCCAAATTCACCGGATCATTAACGATGGCATTAACCTGAAGGGATACATGGCATGGTCTCTGATGGACAACTTTGAATGGGCAGAAGGGTACCGGATGCGTTTCGGTCTTGTTCATGTGGACTATCGTTCACTGGTAAGAACGCCGAAGGAAAGCTTTTACTGGTACCAGAATGTCATTAAAAACAACTGGCTGGAGACACGTAATTAG